Below is a genomic region from Pseudomonas svalbardensis.
GCTGAGCACATGCCAGCGGTACAGCTCGCCCCGAAAGCGATTGGCGACCCGCAGCGGCTCGATGGCCGAGATAAAACCGATGGCCGAGAAACCCGGCATCAACATGAAGTAGAAATCCTGGGACATGGAGCGCACTCGGTTGGCGGGTAGCGTGTTGACGTTGATACGCCAGTTGTCGATGGCATTCAAGAGGACAGGTCGCTGCAGTGCAAGAGCTGGTCGCCGTAGTGCGCTTTAGCGGGCCTTAAGCTGCGTAACTTGGCATCACCGGCGCACAAAGATGCCGGAACCCACAATAACGTCTGCCGAGGAACCTGAGATGAAACGACTGATCAGCAGCTGTGTTCTTGCACTCAGCGGTACCGCTTTCCTGAGCGCCAGCGTCATGGCGGCCGAACCTGCTTCATGCCAGAACGTGCGCATGGGCGTCGTGAACTGGACCGATGTGATCGCCACCAGTGCCATGACCCAAGTCCTGCTCGATGGCCTCGGCTACAACACCAAACAAACCAGCGCTTCCCAGCAAATCATCTTCGCCGGGATCCGCGACCAGCGCCTGGACTTGTTCCTGGGCTACTGGAACCCGCTGATGACCCAGACCATCACCCCGTTCGTCGCGGCCAATCAGGTCAAAGTGCTTGAGGCGCCAAGCCTGAAAGACGCCCGCGCCACCCTCGCCGTACCGACTTACCTCGCCGACAAGGGCCTGAAAACCTTTGCCGACATCGCCAAGTTTGAAAAGGAACTGGGCGGCAAAATCTACGGCATCGAGCCAGGTTCGGGTGCCAACACCCAGATCAAGGCGATGATCGCCAAGAACCAGTTTGGCCTCGGCAAGTTCCAGTTGGTCGAGTCCAGTGAGGCCGGCATGCTCGCAGCAGTGGATCGCGCCGTGCGGCGCAAAGAGGCCGTGGTGTTCTTCGGCTGGGCGCCGCATCCGATGAACGTCAACGTGAAGATGACGTACCTCACCGGCAGCGACGACGCCCTGGGCCCGAACGAAGGCATGGCCACGGTCTGGACCGTCACCGCGCCGAAATACGCCGAGCAATGCCCGAACATCGGTCGCTTGCTGAGCAACCTGACGTACACCGCCGAAGACGAGAGCCGGATGATGCAGCCGCTGCTGGATCACAAGGACGCCTTCGAATCGGCCAAACAATGGCTGAAAGATCACCCGCAAGACAAGCAACGCTGGCTCGAAGGCGTGACCACCTTCGATGGCAAACCCGCCGCTGAAAACCTGCAACTGACGACCCAATAAACTCGATTGAACCACCGACTCGCAGCCCGACCGGGCTGCGAACGGAATCATCACGCCTGCAAGGAACCCGCCTCATGAATCACGACGTCATCATCACCTGCGCACTCACCGGTGCTGGCGACACGACCGCCAGAAGCCCACACGTGCCGGTTACCCCGAAACAAATCGCCGCGGCCGCCGTTGAAGCCGCCAAGGCTGGCGCCACCGTGGTCCACTGCCACGTGCGCAACCCCGAAACCGGCAAATTCAGCCGTGATGTAGCGCTGTATCGCGAAGTGATGGAGCGCATCCGCGAGGCGGACGTCGACATCATCGTCAACCTCACCGCCGGCATGGGCGGCGACCTGGAAATCGGCGCTGGCGAGAACCCGATGGAGTTCGGCCCGAACACCGACCTGGTCGGCCCGCTGACCCGTCTGGCCCACGTTGAAGAACTGCTGCCGGAAATCTGCACCCTCGATTGCGGCACCCTGAACTTCGGCGACGGCGACACCATTTACGTGTCCACCCCGGCCCAGCTACGCGCTGGCGCCAAACGCATTCAAGAGCTGGGCGTGAAGGCCGAGCTGGAAATTTTCGACACCGGTCACCTGTGGTTCGCCAAGCAGATGATCAAGGAAGGGTTGCTCGACGACCCGCTGTTCCAACTGTGCCTGGGCATCCCGTGGGGCGCGCCGGCCGACACCACCACCATGAAAGCCATGGTCGACAACCTGCCTGCCAATGCGGTGTGGGCGGGCTTCGGCATCGGTCGCATGCAAATGCCGATGGCCGCACAGGCCGTGTTGCTCGGCGGCAACGTGCGGGTCGGTCTGGAAGACAACATCTGGTTGGACAAGGGCGTACTGGCGACCAACGGCCAACTGGTCGAACGCGCCTCGGAGATCCTCAGCCGCCTCGGCGCCCGCGTTCTGACGCCGGCGGAAGGCCGGGCAAAAATGGGCCTGACCAAGCGCGGTTGACCCTCCACACACAAGCCTGTAGGAGCGAGGCTTGCCCGCGAAGAGGCCGGTACATCCGGTGGATTTCTTGCGCCAGGAAAGCCGTCTTCGCGAGCAAGCTTCGCTCCTACAAGATCACCAAATTCTTTTAGGACGTCGCCATGAGCTTTATCACTGAAATCAAAACCTTCGCAGCCCTGGGCAGCGGTGTCATCGGCAGCGGTTGGGTGTCTCGCGCCCTCGCCCACGGCCTCGACGTGGTGGCCTGGGACCCCGCGCCCGGTGCCGAAGCCACGCTGCGCAAACGTGTCGCCAATACCTGGGGCGCGTTGGAGAAACAGGGCCTTGCGCCGGGTGCATCGCAGGATCGGCTGCGCTTTGTCGCAACCATTGAAGAATGCGTTCGCGACGCGGATTTCATTCAGGAAAGCGCCCCTGAGCGTCTGGACCTGAAACTGGAACTGCACAGCAAAATCAGCGCGGCAGCCAAGCCCAATGCCTTGATCGGTTCCAGTACTTCCGGCCTGTTGCCGAGCGAGTTCTACGAGAGTTCGACGCACCCGGAACGCTGCGTCGTCGGGCACCCGTTCAACCCGGTTTACCTGCTGCCGCTGGTGGAAGTGGTTGGCGGCAAAAACACCGCGCCGGAAGCCGTTCAAGCGGCAATGAAAGTCTACGAATCCTTGGGCATGCGTCCGCTGCATGTGCGCAAGGAAGTACCCGGTTTTATCGCTGACCGCTTGCTCGAAGCGTTGTGGCGTGAGGCGCTGCACTTGGTCAACGACGGTGTGGCGACCACCGGTGAGATCGACGATGCGATTCGCTTTGGCGCGGGTCTGCGCTGGTCGTTCATGGGCACGTTCTTGACGTACACCCTGGCGGGTGGCGATGCGGGGATGCGGCACTTCATGGCGCAATTCGGGCCGGCGTTGCAGTTGCCATGGACGTATCTGCCGGCACCGGAGCTGACCGAGAAGTTGATCGATGATGTGGTAGATGGCACCAGCGATCAATTGGGTACGCACAGCATTTCGGCGCTGGAGCGCTATCGTGATGATTGCTTGCTGGCGGTGCTGGAGGCGGTGAAAACTACCAAAGAGAAGCATGGGATGGCGTTTAGCGAATAGTTGCGGTCAGCTTGAGATTGACCCTCACCCTCTTCCCCAGAGGGTAGAGGGGACTGACCGAGGTGTTTAGTCGAAATACTGCGACCTGCGATATCGGGTCGAACTCAGGATTGAAAAGTACGAAAATCTGCTCCCTTTCCCCTCTCCCCACTGGGGAGAGGGCTGGGGTGAGGGGTGGATCTTCAATCAAACACATTCCCACCTGCCGGAACCAAAAATCATGCCCGCCCTAACCACCTACCAAACCAAAATCATCCCCGACTGGGTCGACTACAACGGCCACCTGCGCGATGCCTTTTACCTGCTGATTTTCAGCTACGCCACTGACGCGCTGATGGATCGTCTGGGCATGGACAGCAGCAACCGCGAAGCCAGCGGCAACTCGCTGTTCACCCTCGAACTGCACCTCAATTACCTGCACGAAGTGAAGCTCGACGCCGACGTCGAAGTGCACACCCAAATCATCGGTCACGACAGTAAACGCCTGCACCTCTATCACAGCCTGCATCTGGCGGGGGATGAGAAGGAATTGGCGGGCAACGAGCAAATGCTGCTGCACGTCGACCTCGCCGGGCCGCGCTCCGCACCGTTCAGCGAAGACACCTTGAGCAAGCTGCAAGCCATCGTCGCCGAGCAAACCGACCTTCCCGCCCCCGACTACATTGGCCGAGTGATCGCGTTACCCCCTAAAAAATAACAAGGAGATCGCCATTGAACACCGCCGCCGCTTTTGCCGACTTCCGTACCTACCCGTTGATCAGCGCGTTGACCGCCGTACACACCCTGGCGGACCGAATTCAAGTGAAGTGGGCCGATGACCGTGTCAGCCCGTTTCATCATCAGTGGTTGCGGGACAACTGCCCGTGCCCGCTGTGCGTCTACACCGTCACCCGCGAGCAAGTGCTGGAAATCGTCGACGTCGCCGAAAACCTAAAGCCTTCGGACGTCAGCATTGATGCCGAAGGCTGCCTGCGTGTGGACTGGCAAGACGGCCATCTCAGCCGCTTCAATCCTGGCTGGTTACGGGCCCACGCCTACGATGACGAGTCCCGCGCCGAACGCCGGGCATCCAAGCCAAAAAGCCAGCTCTGGAACAGCAACCTGAAGCTGCCGGTGTTCGACTACCAAGCGTTAATGAACGACAACGACGCCTTGCTGCAATGGCTGCTGGCCGTGCGCGATGTCGGCCTGACTCAGGTCCGCGGTGTGCCCACCGAGCCGGGCTCGTTGAAGTTGATTGCCCAGCGGATTTCCTTCATCCGCGAGAGCAATTTTGGCGTGCTGTTCAACGTGCAATCCAAGGCCGATGCCGACAGCAATGCCTACACCGCTTTCAACCTGCCGCTGCACAGCGATTTGCCGACCCGGGAGTTGCAACCGGGGCTGCAATTTCTGCATTGCCTGGTCAATGACGCCGACGGTGGCGAAAGTATTTTCGTTGATGGTTTTGCCATTGCCGAAGCCTTGCGCGATGAAGATCCCGAGGCGTTCAAAAGCCTTTGCGAAATCCCTGTGGAGTTCCGCAACAAAGACCGCCACAGCGACTACCGCCGTCTCGCGCCGATCATCGCGCTGGATGCCTTTGGGCAGGTTTCGGAAATCCGCTTGGCGAATTTTCTGCGCGGTCCGTTCGATGCGTCGGTCGAGCAGATGCCCGCTCTCTATCACGCGTACCGCCACTTTATTGCAATGACCCGGGAACCGCGATTCCGGGTGATGACGCGGTTAAATCCCGGCGAAATGTGGTGTTTCGACAACCGCCGCACCCTCCACGCCCGCAACGCCTTCGACCCCGCCACCGGCGCCCGGCATTTGCAGGGTTGCTATGTCGACCGTGATGAATTGTTGTCGCGCATCCTCGTGTTGCAGCGTTAAACCGCGTCATCGTTCATCGCGAGCAGGCTCGCTCCCACATTGGTTTTGCGTCGTGCACAAATCAACTGTGGGAGCGAGCCTGCTCGCGATGGCGTCTGCACAGGCAACACAAAAAACCCTGATTCACAGGCAAAAAAAACCCCGATCAAGCCGTGACAGGATCGGGGCAGAGGTGGGTACTGTTGAGGAGCCGTTGCGCGAGGGTGACCAAACCTTCGTGAAGCCAGCTGACTCCAGTGTGCCCACTCTCCCCTCTGGCAAGTTAGCCGAAAACGACCTGTTCATAGGTATCGCGGCCATTGCGACAAATCGTCCTTGCCGCCACTCCGCACCCCTACGAGAATCGAACCACGACACCGTTCCCTGAAGAAGGATTGCGTCATGATGTACGCCGATTTGATTGACCAGGAAGACCTGTTGGGCCAGCTCAAGGCGTTGGGATTTGCAGTGCCCCCTGGCGCAACCGCTGAGCAGGCCTGCGAATGTGCGGTACGGGGTCTGAACAACGAACGGGCAACGGAACTGCGCACGATGGTCAAGCAGATGTACACCAGCAGCGCGACCATCCTGCCCGCCGTGCGCCAGGCCATTGATAAGCAGTTGTTACCGGCATTGGCGGAGTATCAGCAGAGTCGCGTCTGAGGTGTCGGGGGTTTGCTAGAGTAGTGGCCTTCCTGCCCACCACGAGCGAGCGCTGATGTTCCGTATCCAACACTGCCAGTCCGACGAACAAGCGGGCTGGCTGCCTTTGCGCCAGGCGCTCTGGCCCGATGCTTCGGAAAAGGAGCATCGGGACGAAATCGCCCAGCAGCTAAGCGAGCCGCAACGCTATATCAACTTTGTCGCCTACGACAGCCAGGAGCACCCCGTCGGTCTGGCCGAAGCCTCGTCGCGTCGCGACTACGTAAATGGCACCGACAGCTCGCCGGTGGTGTATCTGGAAGGTATCTACGTGGTGCCGCAGCAGCGCCGGCATGGAGTGGCCGCACGACTGATCGAACAGGTGGCGCACTGGGGACGAGCACAGGGCTGCCTGGAGATGGCCTCCGACACGAGCCTCGACAATCTGCCGAGCCAGGAGACGCACAAGGCGCTTGGCTTCGAGGAAACCGAGCGCGTCGTATTTTTCAAACGCCCGCTATGACTAGAGACGAACGCTGGCGAACGTCGACTCGTTACGCGCCTGACTCAACGCCGACAACGGCCCGGACAACGGCGACAGCACCAGTGCTTGCGGCAGCGGCATCATCGCCACTTGTTGCGTGGTGTTGGAACCTACGCGTTCGTCACGCGGCGGAATGCCGAAGTATTCGCGGTAGCACTTGGAGAAGTGCGGCGTAGACACGAATCCACACACCGACGCCACTTCGATGATCGACATCGGCGTTTGCTTGAGCAACTGCCGGGCGCGAATCAAGCGCAGTTTCAGGTAGTAACGCGATGGCGAGCAGTGCAGGTATTTCTGGAACAGCCGCTCCAGCTGACGACGCGACACGGCGACATACACCGCCAGCTCGTCAAGGTCGATCGGCTCTTCGAGGTTGGCCTCCATCAGCGCGACGATTTCCTGCAACTTCGGCTGGTTGGTGCCGAGCATGTGCTTGAGCGGCACGCGCTGGTGATCCTGCTCGTTGCGGATGCGCTCGTAGACGAACATTTCCGAGATCGCGGCCGACAGTTCACGGCCATGATCGCGACTGATCAGGTGCAGCATCATGTCCAGCGGCGCGGTGCCACCGGAGCTGGTGAAACGGTTACGGTCGAGGGTGAACAGACGGGTACTCATGGCCACACGCGGGAACGCTTCCTGCATCGAGGCCAGACATTCCCAGTGCACGCTGCAATCGAAACCATCCAGCAGGCCGGCGCACGCCAGGGCCCAGCTGCCGGTGCAGACCGCACCGAGACGGCGGGACTGACGCGCCTGGCTTTGCAGCCACGAAACGTGTTCACGGGTAACAGTGCGCTGGATGCCGATACCGCCGCAGACAATGATGGTGTCCAGGGCAGGTGCTTTTTGCATGGAGCAGTCGGGAGTGATCTGCAGGCCATCACTGGCCCAGACCTGACCGCCATCGACTGTGATCGTGGTCCAGCGATACAGCTCACGACCGGACAACTGGTTGGCCATGCGCAGGGGTTCTACTGCGGAGGCCAGAGAAATAAGCGTGAAATTGTCCAGCAGCAAAAAGCCGATGGATTGAGGCGCACGGTTCTGGGGTTGAGCCCCGGAGTTGAACGTCGTCATCGCGGTATCTCCTCACACAAAGCGGGTGATGGCCTCAGGCGGAGGCTCTTGTTATTGCCATCGTTCTCGCGTGGGAGACGGGCTTTGTAATGACAGAGCAAATGCCATGCCTAAAGTTGAATGACCGTTCAATAACTCCTGAAAACGACGTCGCGCCGCGTCTATATAAGCCGCGCCGCGAGTGGGGGTTATAAGTGCCATTAACGGAGGGAGGCGCTCTGCCCCGTTGGGCGTGAGCAAATCGGTAGCACTTGTGGGAACAGGGCTACAGCGACCTGGTGAAGAGTGTCACCGCAAGCACAGGTGACAGGCGGTAATGGCCAACCTGGATCCCGGATCTCGGGCAAGTCGCTTATCTGTAAGCGACGCGCCAAAACGTGGCGCGTTTTGAATCGGGTGTTCACTTTGCGCGCAGTTTTGACTGGTCTGACGCCTTCGCGAGCAAGCCCGCTCCCACAGGTGACCGAGCTCTCTCAGGGTAGTGCGGTCGAATGTGGGAGCAACTGTCTTACTGAATCAGCACTCAACCGCGCTAACCGCCAACCCACCGCGCGATGTCTCTTTATATTTGTCATGCATATCGGCGCCAGTATCACGCATCGTGCGGATCACCCGATCCAGCGAGATAAAGTGCTGACCGTCGCCACGCAGCGCCATCTGCGCCGCGTTGATCGCCTTCACCGCAGCAATGGCGTTGCGCTCGATGCACGGCACTTGCACCAGCCCGCCCACCGGGTCGCAGGTCAGGCCGAGGTTGTGTTCCAGACCGATTTCCGCCGCGTTGCACAGCTGCTCCGGTGTGGCGCCGAGGATCTCCGCCAACCCGGCCGCCGCCATGGCACAGGCCGAACCGACTTCGCCCTGGCAACCGACTTCGGCACCGGAAATCGAAGCGTTTTTCTTGCACAGAATCCCTACCGCCGCCGCACTGAGGAAATAGTCGACGACGTTGGCGTCAGTCACCACCTCGCTGAACTTCATAAAGTAGTGCAGCACCGCCGGAATGATCCCCGCCGCGCCATTGGTCGGTGCAGTCACCATGCGCCCGCCAGCGGCGTTTTCTTCGTTGACCGCCAGGGCGAACAGGTTGACCCACTCCATGGCACTTAATGTCGAACCGATGACATTGGGT
It encodes:
- the choX gene encoding choline ABC transporter substrate-binding protein, yielding MKRLISSCVLALSGTAFLSASVMAAEPASCQNVRMGVVNWTDVIATSAMTQVLLDGLGYNTKQTSASQQIIFAGIRDQRLDLFLGYWNPLMTQTITPFVAANQVKVLEAPSLKDARATLAVPTYLADKGLKTFADIAKFEKELGGKIYGIEPGSGANTQIKAMIAKNQFGLGKFQLVESSEAGMLAAVDRAVRRKEAVVFFGWAPHPMNVNVKMTYLTGSDDALGPNEGMATVWTVTAPKYAEQCPNIGRLLSNLTYTAEDESRMMQPLLDHKDAFESAKQWLKDHPQDKQRWLEGVTTFDGKPAAENLQLTTQ
- a CDS encoding 3-keto-5-aminohexanoate cleavage protein; the encoded protein is MNHDVIITCALTGAGDTTARSPHVPVTPKQIAAAAVEAAKAGATVVHCHVRNPETGKFSRDVALYREVMERIREADVDIIVNLTAGMGGDLEIGAGENPMEFGPNTDLVGPLTRLAHVEELLPEICTLDCGTLNFGDGDTIYVSTPAQLRAGAKRIQELGVKAELEIFDTGHLWFAKQMIKEGLLDDPLFQLCLGIPWGAPADTTTMKAMVDNLPANAVWAGFGIGRMQMPMAAQAVLLGGNVRVGLEDNIWLDKGVLATNGQLVERASEILSRLGARVLTPAEGRAKMGLTKRG
- a CDS encoding L-carnitine dehydrogenase — its product is MSFITEIKTFAALGSGVIGSGWVSRALAHGLDVVAWDPAPGAEATLRKRVANTWGALEKQGLAPGASQDRLRFVATIEECVRDADFIQESAPERLDLKLELHSKISAAAKPNALIGSSTSGLLPSEFYESSTHPERCVVGHPFNPVYLLPLVEVVGGKNTAPEAVQAAMKVYESLGMRPLHVRKEVPGFIADRLLEALWREALHLVNDGVATTGEIDDAIRFGAGLRWSFMGTFLTYTLAGGDAGMRHFMAQFGPALQLPWTYLPAPELTEKLIDDVVDGTSDQLGTHSISALERYRDDCLLAVLEAVKTTKEKHGMAFSE
- a CDS encoding thioesterase family protein, coding for MPALTTYQTKIIPDWVDYNGHLRDAFYLLIFSYATDALMDRLGMDSSNREASGNSLFTLELHLNYLHEVKLDADVEVHTQIIGHDSKRLHLYHSLHLAGDEKELAGNEQMLLHVDLAGPRSAPFSEDTLSKLQAIVAEQTDLPAPDYIGRVIALPPKK
- a CDS encoding gamma-butyrobetaine dioxygenase, with amino-acid sequence MNTAAAFADFRTYPLISALTAVHTLADRIQVKWADDRVSPFHHQWLRDNCPCPLCVYTVTREQVLEIVDVAENLKPSDVSIDAEGCLRVDWQDGHLSRFNPGWLRAHAYDDESRAERRASKPKSQLWNSNLKLPVFDYQALMNDNDALLQWLLAVRDVGLTQVRGVPTEPGSLKLIAQRISFIRESNFGVLFNVQSKADADSNAYTAFNLPLHSDLPTRELQPGLQFLHCLVNDADGGESIFVDGFAIAEALRDEDPEAFKSLCEIPVEFRNKDRHSDYRRLAPIIALDAFGQVSEIRLANFLRGPFDASVEQMPALYHAYRHFIAMTREPRFRVMTRLNPGEMWCFDNRRTLHARNAFDPATGARHLQGCYVDRDELLSRILVLQR
- the aac(6') gene encoding aminoglycoside 6'-N-acetyltransferase, whose product is MFRIQHCQSDEQAGWLPLRQALWPDASEKEHRDEIAQQLSEPQRYINFVAYDSQEHPVGLAEASSRRDYVNGTDSSPVVYLEGIYVVPQQRRHGVAARLIEQVAHWGRAQGCLEMASDTSLDNLPSQETHKALGFEETERVVFFKRPL
- a CDS encoding GlxA family transcriptional regulator is translated as MTTFNSGAQPQNRAPQSIGFLLLDNFTLISLASAVEPLRMANQLSGRELYRWTTITVDGGQVWASDGLQITPDCSMQKAPALDTIIVCGGIGIQRTVTREHVSWLQSQARQSRRLGAVCTGSWALACAGLLDGFDCSVHWECLASMQEAFPRVAMSTRLFTLDRNRFTSSGGTAPLDMMLHLISRDHGRELSAAISEMFVYERIRNEQDHQRVPLKHMLGTNQPKLQEIVALMEANLEEPIDLDELAVYVAVSRRQLERLFQKYLHCSPSRYYLKLRLIRARQLLKQTPMSIIEVASVCGFVSTPHFSKCYREYFGIPPRDERVGSNTTQQVAMMPLPQALVLSPLSGPLSALSQARNESTFASVRL